In [Clostridium] cellulosi, one genomic interval encodes:
- the guaB gene encoding Inosine-5'-monophosphate dehydrogenase (High confidence in function and specificity) has product MINTNYEEKFGKKGLTFDDVLLIPAKSDIIPRQIKVKTRLTKKISLNIPIISSAMDTVTESKMAIAMAREGGIGIIHKNMSIEKQVDEVDKVKRSENGVIVNPFYLSPEHYVYDANALMSKYRISGVPICEGKKLVGIITNRDLRFITDYNIKIKDVMTKENLVTAPVGTTLEQAKSILMKHKIEKLLIVDDNGELKGLITIKDIEKSVQYPNSARDASGRLLCGAAIGVTKDVLERAEALLDAQVDVLVLDSAHGHSKGILECVEKIKSKFPDAQLIAGNVATAEGARDLIEAGADAVKVGMGPGSICTTRIVAGIGVPQITAIYDCACVAAKYDVPVIGDGGIKYSGDIVKALAAGADTVMIGSLLAGCEEAPGESEIYQGRRFKVYRGMGSLGAMDNGSKDRYFQEDQKKLVPEGVEGRVPYKGPVSDTIFQLIGGIQAGMGYCGCHTIEELHQNSRFVQITGAGLKESHPHDIYITKEAPNYSINP; this is encoded by the coding sequence TTGATTAACACAAATTACGAAGAGAAATTTGGGAAGAAGGGGCTTACTTTTGATGATGTTTTGCTTATTCCTGCAAAATCGGATATAATCCCGCGCCAAATTAAGGTCAAAACAAGGCTTACCAAAAAAATATCGCTTAATATCCCAATCATTTCGTCAGCCATGGATACCGTAACCGAATCCAAAATGGCTATCGCAATGGCCAGAGAGGGCGGAATCGGCATAATCCATAAGAATATGTCGATAGAAAAACAAGTGGATGAAGTGGATAAGGTCAAACGTTCGGAAAACGGCGTAATTGTCAATCCTTTCTATTTGTCGCCGGAACATTATGTTTACGACGCAAATGCTTTGATGAGCAAGTACCGTATTTCGGGCGTTCCTATATGTGAGGGCAAGAAGCTCGTAGGTATCATCACCAACCGCGACCTCCGTTTTATCACCGATTACAACATAAAAATAAAAGATGTAATGACCAAAGAAAACCTTGTGACTGCACCTGTCGGGACGACATTGGAGCAGGCAAAGTCCATACTTATGAAGCATAAGATTGAAAAGCTGCTCATTGTTGACGATAACGGAGAGCTCAAAGGCCTTATCACTATAAAGGATATTGAGAAGTCTGTCCAGTATCCGAATTCAGCCCGTGACGCCAGCGGCAGGCTCCTCTGCGGAGCGGCTATCGGCGTGACGAAGGACGTTCTGGAGCGTGCAGAGGCTTTGCTTGACGCTCAGGTTGACGTACTTGTTCTTGACAGTGCACACGGCCATTCAAAAGGTATCTTAGAATGTGTCGAGAAGATAAAGTCGAAGTTCCCGGATGCTCAGTTGATTGCCGGCAACGTCGCAACGGCAGAAGGCGCCCGTGACCTCATTGAAGCCGGTGCGGACGCGGTAAAGGTCGGTATGGGACCGGGCTCTATCTGCACCACGCGTATTGTCGCAGGTATCGGTGTTCCTCAGATTACAGCAATCTATGACTGCGCATGCGTCGCCGCAAAATACGACGTTCCTGTAATCGGCGACGGCGGTATCAAGTATTCCGGTGATATCGTAAAGGCCCTTGCAGCCGGCGCAGATACAGTAATGATCGGTTCGCTGCTCGCTGGTTGCGAAGAAGCGCCCGGTGAAAGCGAAATTTATCAGGGCCGCCGCTTTAAGGTCTATCGCGGTATGGGCAGCCTTGGCGCTATGGATAACGGCAGCAAGGACAGATACTTCCAGGAGGACCAAAAGAAGCTCGTTCCGGAAGGCGTAGAAGGAAGAGTGCCTTACAAAGGGCCGGTATCTGATACAATATTCCAGTTGATCGGCGGTATCCAAGCCGGTATGGGTTACTGCGGCTGCCACACTATTGAGGAGCTCCACCAGAACAGCAGATTCGTCCAGATTACCGGCGCAGGCCTCAAAGAAAGCCATCCTCATGATATCTATATCACAAAAGAAGCACCGAACTATTCAATTAATCCGTAA
- a CDS encoding stage V sporulation protein AC (High confidence in function and specificity), translating to MKMTKKEYDAMTKVKSPKSNLVKDMIWAFLVGGLICTIGQALLNMYKAFGLDKVNASSSVSITLVFVGALLTGLKVYDNIAKHAGAGTLVPITGFANSIVSPALEFKSEGFILGMSAKMFTIAGPVLVFGISASIIYGLILWIFRLF from the coding sequence ATGAAAATGACAAAAAAAGAATACGATGCCATGACAAAGGTAAAATCGCCTAAATCTAATTTAGTTAAAGATATGATTTGGGCGTTTCTTGTGGGCGGGCTTATCTGCACAATCGGGCAGGCGCTCTTAAACATGTATAAAGCCTTTGGGCTCGACAAGGTAAACGCGTCGTCTTCTGTGTCGATAACGCTTGTTTTCGTAGGAGCGCTGCTTACCGGCCTCAAAGTATATGACAATATTGCAAAGCACGCGGGGGCAGGTACGCTGGTTCCTATAACGGGTTTTGCTAACTCCATTGTTTCTCCGGCTTTGGAATTCAAAAGTGAAGGCTTTATTCTCGGCATGAGTGCGAAAATGTTCACAATAGCCGGACCGGTACTTGTGTTTGGAATATCGGCCTCAATAATATACGGACTTATTCTCTGGATATTCAGATTGTTTTAA
- the spoVAD gene encoding Stage V sporulation protein AD (High confidence in function and specificity) yields MASRVGRYTIKLESCPAVKGYAGVAGKKEGEGPLAEAFDYIYEDDTCGEKTWEKAESRMQKDTLTRALVKANITPTTVDMVFAGDLLNQCIGSNYGLREFGIPFIGLFGACSTMAESIALASLAVDTGCANVAAAITSSHFCAAERQFRYPLEYGGQRTPTAQWTVTGSGAAIIAKEGDGPFIKEVTFGKIVDMGIKDMNNMGAAMAPAAAETIKSYFDDTGLDPDSFDLIITGDLGFIGSRLTSELLEKENIKLKNFTDCGILIYDRKAQDVHAGGSGCGCSALVMCTHIFNNMRAGNFKEVLFVGTGALMSPTSVQQGESIPSIAHLVHISSTK; encoded by the coding sequence TTGGCTTCAAGAGTCGGAAGATATACGATAAAACTTGAAAGCTGTCCCGCAGTAAAAGGATATGCCGGGGTAGCCGGCAAAAAGGAGGGGGAAGGACCGCTCGCCGAGGCTTTTGATTATATTTATGAAGACGACACCTGCGGCGAAAAAACATGGGAAAAAGCTGAAAGCCGCATGCAAAAGGATACGCTTACAAGGGCGCTGGTTAAAGCAAACATAACGCCGACAACCGTTGACATGGTTTTCGCGGGTGATTTGCTTAACCAGTGCATAGGGTCAAACTACGGTCTGCGGGAGTTCGGTATCCCCTTTATCGGGCTTTTCGGCGCTTGTTCCACTATGGCGGAATCAATAGCACTCGCTTCCCTTGCGGTCGACACAGGCTGCGCAAATGTGGCAGCGGCCATTACCTCCTCCCATTTCTGCGCAGCAGAACGCCAGTTCCGTTACCCGCTCGAATACGGCGGCCAGCGGACTCCAACCGCACAATGGACGGTAACCGGAAGCGGTGCCGCTATTATTGCTAAGGAGGGCGATGGGCCCTTTATCAAAGAAGTAACCTTCGGCAAGATAGTAGACATGGGTATAAAAGACATGAACAACATGGGCGCGGCTATGGCGCCCGCAGCGGCTGAAACAATTAAATCGTATTTTGACGATACGGGCTTGGATCCTGACAGTTTCGACCTAATCATTACTGGAGACCTCGGATTTATCGGCTCCCGCCTCACTTCTGAATTGCTCGAAAAGGAAAATATAAAGCTCAAAAACTTTACCGACTGCGGAATTCTCATCTATGACAGAAAGGCTCAGGACGTTCATGCGGGCGGTTCAGGCTGCGGCTGCTCTGCCCTCGTGATGTGCACACATATTTTTAACAATATGCGCGCCGGTAATTTTAAAGAAGTGCTGTTTGTCGGAACGGGAGCGTTGATGAGCCCTACAAGCGTCCAGCAGGGTGAATCCATCCCCTCAATTGCTCATCTTGTTCATATTTCTTCTACAAAATAG